The region TCAATCCGTAAAAGCTTTACAGCCGTCGGAAGACTTTACGGTTTGATCGGGTTATCGGGCCAGTATTCCTGGTTGGCCTATTCCAGATTTGCAGCGGGATCGGTCGATACGCATTAAGCCGATTCAGCCAGATATGGGGTTGGTTCGGATCGCACGCGTCGCGGCACCTGCCCGCGCATGTGCGCAACACGTTTCCCAATTGGGCCAAAAGAATGCTTCGTCATCGCAAGTCGACCGATTTAACCTCACGACGCACCAAGCGAAATCTTCTACATCGCATGATCGTCGCGGTGACGATGGCGACCACGACGGTTGCATCAACCGGTTGCCACGTTTGGGACCAATTGCCGGCCGGACCGCACGACACGACGACGTCCTACCATGACAACGTGGGAATGTCGATCGAGTACCCCGAAGTCGCCGAATGTGCGACTCCCGTGACCGCGGCTGCCGAATCGACCGATGCACCGCACGTGTTGCAGGATCCGTCTAAGATCCCTGCATTGGAAATGTCGCTTCCCGAAGCGATGACGATGGCGATGCAGAATAGCCCCGTCATTCGCTCGTTAGCTTCTGCGGTACCAAGTTCGACCGCATCACAGACGATTTACAATCCGGGATTGGTTGCCTCGTCATCGCAAGGCGTTGAAGCCGCTCTGTCCAACTTTGATGCGGTCTACACCAACTCGTTGATTTGGTCCACGCAAGATCAACCTGCCAACGTATTGATTGTCGATCCGGCTCAGGCGTTTTTTGCCGTTCCGGTAAACTTGGCCAAGAACGCCGCTTGGCAAAGTCAATTGCAGAAGAAATCTGCTACCGGTGCGACGTTCTCGCTGAGACATGTTGTTAACTACTCACGAAGCAACCGCCCTGCTCAGCTTTATCCCAGCAGTTTCACCGGTTGGGTCGAAGCTGAATGGCGTCAGCCTTTGCTACAAGGTGCAGGTTTGCAATACAACCGTATCGTCGGCGCCTCGCAAGTTCCCGGGCAATACAACGGTGTGTTGATTTCGCGAATCAATGAAGACGTCGCGTTGGCGGACTATGAACAATCAGTGATTCAGCTAGCTTCAGATGTCGAGCAAGCTTACTGGGATCTGTGGACCGCCTATCGGCTGCTGGAGGCTAACCTCAAAGGCCGCGAATCTGCGCTGAAAACCTATCAGTATCAGAACGTGCGATTGGAAGTCGGTGCCGGTCGTCAGGATGAAGAGGCACAGGCCCAATCGCAGTACTACCAGTTCGAGGCCAACGTTCAGTCGCAACTCGGCGGACCGACTTCCGGACTTTACACCATCGAACAGCGACTACGTTATCTGTTGGGGATGCCTGCTGCGGATGGAAAACTGATCCGGCCGACGACCGAACCGATGGACATGAAGGTCGTCTTTGACTGGAATTCGGCACTTTCGCAGGCATTGGATCGACGGGTCGAAGTTCGCAAACAACGTTTCATGGTCAAGCGCCGCGAGTTCGAACTGTTCGCCGCACGACTGAATAAACGTCCGAGCTTGGATTTGATCGGACTATATCGCTGGCGTGGTTTTGGTGACCATCTTATCGGTGATTCCGACGCTGGACGGTTTGATGGACTGTACTCGTCGATCACCGACGGGAACTACCAGGAATGGCAGGCGGGCGTCGAATTTGCATTACCGGTGGGAATGCGTCTAGCGAGCACGGCGGTTTCGAACGCCAAGCTTCAGCTGCAACGAGATCGCGCGATTCTGGCGGAGACTGAACTTTCAGTCAGCCATAAGTTGGCCGATCAGGCTCGTGCAGTTCAGCTGACATTCCAGCTGGTCGAAACCAACTACAACCGCTATCAGGCCGACTTGCGGCAAGTCGAAGTCTTGCTGCGTCGTTACTTGGATGGGACCGACAATATCAACTTCTTGCTGCAGGCCCAGCGTTCGGTTGTCCAAAGCGAAAGTGCGTTTTACCAATCGCTGGCCAACTACAATTTGGCAATTCGCGACCTCCATGTCCAAAAAGGCTCGTTGCTCGCGTACAACCAAATCCAATTGGCTGAAGGGGCTTGGGGTAGCGGCGCGACACGGGATGCCTATGAAAAAGGGCTGTTCTTGACACCTCGGCATAAACCCGCCGAAGTCATGCGGACTCCGGTCGTGACCCGCCAGGGATTTGACCCATCGGCAGCTCAAAGCACCGGTGGAATCACCGTTGTGCCGAATACCGAGGTCATTGATGGTGACGTTCCCGAAAGCCCGCTGTCGCTAGGTAGCGGAATGCCTTCGGTCGAGATTTCAGAACTGCCAACTGAAATCAAGCTTGCCGAGTAGGTTGTTAGCCCGAAGCGGCTTCGAGATGAGCAGAAGGGCTTAGCCAACAACAGGGCGGCCCAGTCGGCTCTCTATATCCTTGGGAGGCAGCTCATTCGGCCGCAGAGGTTTGTCGCAAGAAATGGCTTGGAAAGCTGCGACATAGAAAGGTTTGGGCGTCCGGACTTTTTGGCCGTCGACGCAAGTGTTCTTAATCCGTTACTACTCTGATCGATGAAAGTAGTAGCTTTTCGTCCCCGTGGTACGGATACGTTTGACTTTCCCAGCGCGCCGCTCAACCACTCTGCGATGAGGCTTTAACCCATCGGTTTCGGGAACGTCTTCTTCGATTCGAGGTGCTTGACTGACATTGAAAAGCACAAAGGCCAAAGAGGCCAGCGTTACTCCGATCCAGATCATTACAATCACCATTGGTGCATTGCCTTATTGGCTTGCCTTGATCACGACTCCGTTTTGCCCCAGTCGTATCGACGATCCATCAATACCTATTTTGCGCGATTCTTGAAATCTTTATGAAGGTGTACAATCCGACATTACATCTGTGATGATCGGCCGACACGACATTTCATCTAAAGTGAACCATCAGGTTCGCATTACCTTCATACCAAACTGCTATCAATTAAATCGGATAATCCGATTCCGTTCCGACGCGATTGATATCCATGTTGCCGATACAGCGGTCAGCTAATAACGGTTGTATCGGTTAGTCGCTCACCGCGATCGATTCTGGTTCTGGAGGTGAGGCCCATCATCCGTTGAAAGCGGTCGCTGCGAGCTTCTGCCAAGACTTCATTAAAAAACGCACGCTTTGACGGTCTTGCTAAATCGCGTTTCGAATTCTAACCGTGTATATGCCGGTTAGTTTTGCTCCAAACGCCGTCGTTGACTGATAGCCGTCTCACGTTGGTCATATTCTTGCAAAACCTGCCACCGTCGACGTGAAATATGGACACAAAAAAAGTCCACTGCGGAAGTTTTATCCCCTCCAGCAGTGAACCTTATTGATTAGGCAACCGGTAGCGAACTGCGATTGTCGCTTTGCATCGCACGAATACGCTAAGACAACTGCGTGCTGCTTTTAAGAACCGGTACTAAGAGCGCAAGAACGACGGCGAGGACAAAGAACGCCATCACCAGAAGCATCATTGGTTCAAGCAAGCGGACGAATAAATCGAGTCGACGAAAGGTTCGTTTCTCGAGTGAGTCCGCGATTTCTGGCAGTACTTGTTCAAGCGAGTTGCTTTCCTCGCCAACGCTAATCATTTCAACGACCGACGGAGGGAAGTAGCCTGAACTGCGAAGTGGCGAAGCAAGCGATTCACCACCGCGGATGTTTTCAGTGGCGTTCGCGATTGATTGGCTAAGCAAAAAGTTTGCCGAAGCTGATCGGCTGATTTCCAGCGACTTTAGGATCGGAACACCGTTGCCGAGCAGGGTTCCCAAGACTCGGCAGAATCGGGAGACGGCCAAATTCATCAGAATGTTGCCGAGCACAGGAATTTTAAGCTTTGCTTTGTCGATGAATTCACGACCGCCATCGCTGGACAATTGAACTTTTGCAGCGACTAGCAACGCCGCGATCGCGACAACAATCACCCAGCCATACGCTTGTAAGACGCCGCTAAAGCTGAGCAGCCATTCGGTGTACCAGGGCATTTCGCCCTTGGCACGCAACCGGTCAAACATCGAGTCGAACTTGGGGACAAAGAATACCAGCAGGCCGGTGATGACGACGGAACCCACCGAGAACAGGAAAACCGGATAGGCGAGGGCGCTGATGGTCCGTCCTTTAAGGTCTTCTTGTAGTTCGGTGAACGTGCCCACACGATCGAGCGCGTCTTCTAAGAAACCGCCCTCGGTACCGGCGCGAACCATGTTGATCCCCATGTCGGAGAACACACGTGGGTATCGAGCCATTGCGTTGCCGATCGGTTCGCCGTCTTCGACGCGTGATCGAATATCTTTGATGATCGCACCGAGCACCGGATCGGCGCTCTGTTCACCGAGCACGGTCAGTGCTCGCAGCATCGGAACGCCAGCCCGCAGCAGCGCAGCCAACTGACCGTAGAAGATGGCCATGGTTTGGCCTTTGACTTTCTTTCGGCTGCCCAAAATTGAGGCACCGGCCGATCGTGATTCCGATGCGGTGACTTTCGAAGGGAACAGCGATTTTTCGCTCAGCAACGAAGCGACTTCGCGTTCGTTTGCCGCTTCAATGGTTCCGTTGACAGTTTTGCCCGACATGTCGCGGGCGGTGTATGCGTAAACCGGCATGGACTTAAATCACCTCGCCTTTGGTCACTCGCAAGACTTCATCGACACTGGTGCTGCCGGCGATCACTTTGTCCCAAGCATCCATTCGCAGTGTTCGCATGCCTGTCGCTACAGCAGTTTTACGGATGTCCCAGCTGCTGGCGCGGGCTTGGGCTTGCTCGCGGATTTCGTCGTTGGTCACCAACAGTTCATAGATACCCATTCGTCCGCTATATCCCAGCTGACGGCATTCGCGGCATCCAACTGGCCGATACCAAGTGCACCCTTCGGCACGATCCCAAGGGAAATCACGAGGCACTTCGTCACGCGCCGGCGTGTAGGATTCTTTGCAATGTGGACAGAGCCTGCGAAGCAGTCGCTGAGCCAACACGCCTTCGACGGTTCCGGCAACCAAGAAAGGTTCGACCCCCATATCAGAAAGTCGAGTGAACGC is a window of Stieleria sp. JC731 DNA encoding:
- a CDS encoding TolC family protein, giving the protein MLRHRKSTDLTSRRTKRNLLHRMIVAVTMATTTVASTGCHVWDQLPAGPHDTTTSYHDNVGMSIEYPEVAECATPVTAAAESTDAPHVLQDPSKIPALEMSLPEAMTMAMQNSPVIRSLASAVPSSTASQTIYNPGLVASSSQGVEAALSNFDAVYTNSLIWSTQDQPANVLIVDPAQAFFAVPVNLAKNAAWQSQLQKKSATGATFSLRHVVNYSRSNRPAQLYPSSFTGWVEAEWRQPLLQGAGLQYNRIVGASQVPGQYNGVLISRINEDVALADYEQSVIQLASDVEQAYWDLWTAYRLLEANLKGRESALKTYQYQNVRLEVGAGRQDEEAQAQSQYYQFEANVQSQLGGPTSGLYTIEQRLRYLLGMPAADGKLIRPTTEPMDMKVVFDWNSALSQALDRRVEVRKQRFMVKRREFELFAARLNKRPSLDLIGLYRWRGFGDHLIGDSDAGRFDGLYSSITDGNYQEWQAGVEFALPVGMRLASTAVSNAKLQLQRDRAILAETELSVSHKLADQARAVQLTFQLVETNYNRYQADLRQVEVLLRRYLDGTDNINFLLQAQRSVVQSESAFYQSLANYNLAIRDLHVQKGSLLAYNQIQLAEGAWGSGATRDAYEKGLFLTPRHKPAEVMRTPVVTRQGFDPSAAQSTGGITVVPNTEVIDGDVPESPLSLGSGMPSVEISELPTEIKLAE
- a CDS encoding type II secretion system F family protein, whose product is MPVYAYTARDMSGKTVNGTIEAANEREVASLLSEKSLFPSKVTASESRSAGASILGSRKKVKGQTMAIFYGQLAALLRAGVPMLRALTVLGEQSADPVLGAIIKDIRSRVEDGEPIGNAMARYPRVFSDMGINMVRAGTEGGFLEDALDRVGTFTELQEDLKGRTISALAYPVFLFSVGSVVITGLLVFFVPKFDSMFDRLRAKGEMPWYTEWLLSFSGVLQAYGWVIVVAIAALLVAAKVQLSSDGGREFIDKAKLKIPVLGNILMNLAVSRFCRVLGTLLGNGVPILKSLEISRSASANFLLSQSIANATENIRGGESLASPLRSSGYFPPSVVEMISVGEESNSLEQVLPEIADSLEKRTFRRLDLFVRLLEPMMLLVMAFFVLAVVLALLVPVLKSSTQLS